The nucleotide window ATTATGCCATATGGAAACATAATCGCCATACACTTTATCATCTTCTGTTTTACCATTTTGGTATACGTACGGCCCTGCCGTAAAAGCCAGGTCGCCGTTGGCTGATATGCGGGCAAATTTTGGTTTCCAGGTTAGTGTGCCCGGTTGCTTATCAATACTGCCATAAAAATCGGTAATTAATTTAGCATCGGGTTTAAATACAATGCCAGCTGGGTCGGCTACCGCTAAAAAGCCTTCTTTAATGCCCTTGCGGGCAACCAGTTTATTAAAATTTTCTTCGGCTGATATAACAGATTGTACTTTGGCTATGGGGGCGTTTTGGGCTAATACTACAAAGCTATAAACAATTACTAAAGTTGCGGTTAATGTGAATCGTTTCATTTTCAAGGATAAGTTTGTTCTTTTTATAAGCATGAAATGTAAATAATGCGGCACAATGGCTTGTTGCTTGCGTGTTGTTTTAAATAGTTGTGGGGCAATTTAATAATAAATATCAAGCTGCAAGTTTTAATGTAAAATACGGCATCATAACAAATGCTGTTAACACATGTTTGCCGTTGATGCATTTACTTTGTTTTAACGATGGTTATGTGGCTTTATTTTATCGGGCTGCTGCGCCTTGTCATTATTTCTATAGGTGTTAGATTGCTTTTATATCAAGCAAATAATTTTTTGTTCTTAAAATCCCACAACTATTAATCATATATTTTAAAAAATGTATATTTAACTAACTATTATTCTGACGCCCGTTCCATCGGGTAACTGGCTATTTATTAAATGGACACATTTTGGGAAACTAAATCCATTTAACATGAAAAAATTTGTTAGCTCATTATTAACTATCGCACTATTTGTTAGCGTTACAGCAAAGGCTCAAAACTATTATTCGGATATTCAGGGTAATGTATTAAAAGAAAACCGGGCTGACGAAGCGGAGGGGTCGCCATACTTAAAAGATACCTGGGGTATCGGGTCGGCAACTATTGCTAAAGGTACGTATGATAATATGAAATTAAAGTACGACCTTAAAAATGATGTGGTGGTATTTGCATCTAAAGACAATGTGCCCATGAGTTTTGCCGAACCTGTTACCCGGTTCATTATTGACGGGATGAAATTTGCAAGTGGTTTCCCTGCTATTGGCGCACAAGTGAAAGACTCGTATTACCAGGTGCTTTCTGATGGTAAAACTAAGTTGTTAAAACATTTGGCCAAGCATATTGAGGAAACTAAAACCTATGGATCGGCCACGGCGAACCGTACATATGTGGCTACCGCGACTTATTATGTATTTAAAGATGATAAAATGAGTGCAATAAAACCCGACAAGAAAGCGGTGATGGCCGTAATGGCCGATAAGGCGGGCCAAATGGAAGATTATCTTAAAAACAACAAAGTAAACTTTAAAAATGATGCCGACCTAAGCCAGTTATTTGATAAGTATAACAGCCTATAATTGAATAGGCCGGATTGAAGTTAATATATGGCTTTAGAATCAATGTACAGATGTTTTGCATTAAAAGATATACCCCAATAGCTTTTATCACTTAGCTAAGCTATTCTCTGTCAACGAAACTAAACCTTGCGAAGCCATAAATATCATTACACTAACCTATTGATAATAAAAAATTTGCATGATATATTTAAGCTAATATAAGTAATTGGGTAATTCGCAATAATCTTCAACCACAAACAATTGAAAATGAAACCTAAAATCCTACTCAGAATTGCTGTTTTTGTTACTTTATTTTATGCGTTTGGCCACATTATGGGGCACCTTACCCGTAAGCAAACAACTGATCCTGCCGGTAAAGAATTAATTCGGCAGATGGAGCAATATAAGTTTAACGCTAATGGTTATATGCGAAGCTGGGACAATTTTTATGAAGCGTTAAGCCTGGATTCTGTTATAGTGTTAGTTGGTTTTGCTGTTATATGCTGGATGTTTTCAGAGATGGTGGAAAAATACCCCAAGGTAGTTTATATGTTGCTTTGGCCCATTTTAATATGCTTCATTGGGTTTACGGTTACCGATTACCTGTACGTTTTTATGATACCTACAGTAACCAGTTTAATTATTTGTATTGTGATCATCGTTGCAATGATACAATT belongs to Mucilaginibacter boryungensis and includes:
- a CDS encoding LIC_13387 family protein, whose product is MKPKILLRIAVFVTLFYAFGHIMGHLTRKQTTDPAGKELIRQMEQYKFNANGYMRSWDNFYEALSLDSVIVLVGFAVICWMFSEMVEKYPKVVYMLLWPILICFIGFTVTDYLYVFMIPTVTSLIICIVIIVAMIQLRKHPEYSLKR